Proteins encoded in a region of the Vicia villosa cultivar HV-30 ecotype Madison, WI linkage group LG5, Vvil1.0, whole genome shotgun sequence genome:
- the LOC131601469 gene encoding protein GRAVITROPIC IN THE LIGHT 1-like, which produces MLPTGAKETQLRENNSQKVHPQPMEEAMNQNPEAVETLVSKIFTNISTLKSAYIQLQAAHTPYDPDKIHTADKLVISELKNLSELKHFYRENNPKPVCVSPQDSRLAAEIQEQQSLLKTYEVMVKKFQSEIQNKDSEIHQLEKQIEEASQKRAKLEKNLKLRGLSTKESEDGNGFFPVDLTPDLFTSSVEAAAKAIHDFSKPLINMMKAAGWDLDAAANSIEPNVVYAKRAHKKYAFESYICQRMFGGFEQESFSVQSDDITVNKESFFHQFLALREIDPLDMLGQNPDSVFGKFCSSKYLAVVHPKMEASFFGNLDQRNYVMGGGHPRTPFYQAFLKLAKSIWLLHKLAYSFVPNVKVFQVKGGSEFSDVYMESVVNNLIMNENDEKPKVGLMVMPGFWIGGSVIQSKVYLTGMKVAE; this is translated from the coding sequence ATGCTACCAACTGGAGCCAAAGAGACCCAATTACGCGAGAACAACAGTCAGAAAGTCCACCCTCAACCCATGGAAGAAGCCATGAACCAGAATCCAGAAGCTGTGGAAACCCTAGTATCTAAAATTTTCACTAATATCTCTACACTGAAATCAGCTTACATTCAGTTGCAAGCCGCTCATACTCCCTATGACCCCGATAAAATCCACACTGCTGATAAACTTGTTATTAGCGAGCTGAAAAATCTATCTGAACTCAAGCATTTCTACAGGGAAAACAACCCAAAGCCAGTGTGCGTTTCTCCCCAAGACTCACGTTTAGCTGCAGAAATCCAAGAGCAGCAGAGCCTCCTAAAAACGTACGAGGTCATGGTTAAGAAATTTCAGTCTGAAATTCAGAATAAAGATTCAGAGATTCATCAACTTGAAAAGCAGATTGAGGAGGCTAGTCAGAAGCGAGCAAAACTAGAAAAGAATCTAAAGCTTAGAGGTTTGTCAACTAAAGAATCAGAAGACGGAAATGGATTTTTCCCCGTTGATCTAACTCCAGATCTCTTTACCTCTTCTGTTGAAGCAGCTGCGAAAGCAATTCATGATTTTTCTAAACCTTTGATCAACATGATGAAAGCAGCTGGGTGGGACCTTGATGCTGCTGCCAACTCAATCGAACCGAATGTTGTTTATGCAAAGAGAGCTCATAAGAAATATGCATTCGAGTCTTACATATGCCAAAGAATGTTTGGTGGCTTCGAGCAAGAAAGCTTCTCTGTCCAATCAGACGATATTACAGTCAATAAAGAGAGCTTCTTCCACCAATTTCTTGCGTTAAGGGAGATCGATCCCTTGGACATGCTAGGGCAAAATCCAGATTCCGTTTTCGGGAAATTTTGCAGCAGCAAATACCTAGCGGTAGTTCATCCTAAGATGGAAGCTTCATTCTTCGGAAACCTAGATCAGCGAAATTACGTGATGGGTGGAGGGCACCCAAGAACTCCTTTTTACCAAGCTTTTCTAAAACTTGCAAAGTCAATTTGGCTTTTACACAAATTGGCTTATTCTTTTGTGCCAAATGTAAAAGTATTTCAGGTTAAAGGAGGGAGCGAGTTCTCCGATGTTTACATGGAAAGTGTTGTCAATAATCTGATAATGAATGAAAATGACGAAAAGCCGAAAGTCGGTTTGATGGTTATGCCAGGATTCTGGATCGGAGGAAGTGTGATTCAGAGTAAAGTTTATCTCACAGGTATGAAGGTAGCTGAATGA
- the LOC131601472 gene encoding uncharacterized protein LOC131601472, with product MALSVSRTMSKGIVMTVPVLILTVSAAAVFLFFLLSSLSSCSCPSQPSATPVNNAVNSNVGLSESSTGNGLLATRKEDVQWVKDQIQANGLHMQENVLRKGINPRTRVQQLEDLRQFKGISHYEGADSNNHTAFPCPGELLVEQHHSNYGEPWAGGRDVFEFLAQTIQLRPDSQVLEIGCGTLRVGLHFIRYLNPEHFHCLERDELSLMAAFRYELPAQGLLHKRPLIVKGEDMDFSKFGSGITYDLIYASAVFLHMPDKLVWVGMERLASKLKPFDGRIFVSHNIKFCSRMGGDECTKKLTSLGLEYIGKHTHDSLLFNHYEIWFEFRRSKI from the exons ATGGCACTTTCAGTTTCTCGGACTATGTCGAAGGGCATAGTGATGACAGTACCTGTTCTGATTCTCACTGTTTCGGCGGCCGCTGTTTTTCTGTTCTTCTTGTTGTCCTCTCTCTCTTCTTGCTCATGCCCTTCACAACCTTCAGCCACCCCTGTCAACAATGCAGTGAACTCTAATGTTGGTTTGTCCGAGTCTAGTACTGGTAACGGTTTGTTAGCAACAAGGAAGGAGGACGTTCAGTGGGTGAAAGATCAAATACAAGCAAATGGACTTCATATGCAAGAAAACGTGCTCCGCAAGGGTATTAACCCTCGCACTAGGGTTCAACAACTCGAGGATCTTAGACA ATTTAAGGGCATATCGCACTACGAGGGAGCTGATTCAAATAATCACACGGCCTTTCCTTGTCCCGGAGAACTTCTAGTTGAACAGCACCATAGTAACTACGGTGAACCATGGGCAGGTGGAAGGGATGTGTTCGAGTTTCTTGCTCAAACCATTCAGCTCAGACCAGACTCACAGGTGCTGGAAATAGGCTGTGGCACACTTCGAGTTGGTTTGCATTTCATTCGATACTTAAATCCCGAACACTTTCACTGTCTTGAAAGGGACGAGCTTTCTCTGATGGCTGCATTTAGGTACGAGCTTCCCGCACAAGGCCTCTTACACAAACGGCCTTTGATAGTTAAGGGTGAAGACATGGATTTCAGTAAGTTCGGTTCCGGCATAACGTATGATTTGATTTACGCTAGTGCTGTATTTCTTCACATGCCTGATAAACTTGTATGGGTTGGAATGGAAAGATTAGCATCTAAATTGAAACCCTTCGATGGACGAATCTTTGTATCACATAATATAAAATTCTGTTCAAGGATGGGAGGAGACGAATGCACCAAGAAGCTTACGAGCTTAGGACTCGAGTATATTGGGAAGCACACACACGACAGTCTTCTATTTAATCACTACGAGATATGGTTTGAATTTAGACGGTCGAAAATTTAA
- the LOC131601473 gene encoding ycf20-like protein has protein sequence MLTNCMTSAKVVSSLDYISSRVSEAGLAAFFYKTAFGQKQCCFSYSFAQPGLFVGFKKMSWSVRSSVNDGSFSPSNGTNGRTRIIRVIQEFRAKLGSKIETVKKNLPLKLLFFLVGFYCATAFSTVIGQTGDWDILSAGLAVVVVEGIGALMYRSSLPLVIKGLISVFNYWKAGLTLGLFLDSFKY, from the exons ATGTTAACCAATTGTATGACAAGTGCGAAAGTTGTTTCCTCGCTTGATTATATAAGTTCAAGAGTTTCCGAAGCTGGTCTTGCTGCATTCTTTTACAAAACCGCATTCGGCCAGAAGCAATGCTGCTTCTCCTATAGTTTTGCTCAACCGGGTCTATTCGTCGGTTTCAA GAAGATGAGTTGGTCGGTTAGAAGCAGCGTAAACGACGGCAGTTTTAGTCCGTCAAACGGAACTAATGGAAGGACGCGTATAATTAGAGTGATCCAAGAGTTTCGAGCTAAATTAGGTTCTAAAATTGAGACGGTGAAGAAAAATCTTCCATTGAAACTTCTTTTCTTCTTGGTTGGGTTTTATTGTGCAACCGCGTTTTCCACGGTTATTGGACAAACTGGGGATTGGGATATTCTATCGGCTGGATTAGCCGTTGTTGTTGTGGAAGGGATTGGTGCTCTCATGTATAGGTCTTCTCTTCCTTTAGTTATCAAAGGGTTAATATCAGTGTTTAATTATTGGAAAGCTGGCCTTACGTTGGGACTTTTCTTGGATTCGTTCAAATATTAA
- the LOC131601471 gene encoding uncharacterized protein LOC131601471: MCLTLTIYNMPSSSSLPLRNCHQFPFFHFLPTTTSFNNNHFSPIITKSQSMSSSFSSSSSSNNPTQQKQQPQITNIEQQQHKLSHVIKYHNQTKHNFNNYARGPHGLDWANQPNPFRRYISSPLLPLLHFTPQQEQQQQSPLYSSLFNSLPSPKPISKSTISQFLYDSLALSAWKSTSFSTWSLRVNPSSGNLHPTEAYIIAPSIESLSDTPFVAHYAPKEHSLELRAQIPSGFFSKFFPPNSFLVGFSSIFWRESWKYGERGFRYCNHDVGHAIGAVSMAAAGLGWDVKLLDSLGFEEMKFLMGVHVFPEFETPSRAVKGKIPEIEFEHPDCVMLVFPSGVSGFDLDYRELSDAMLEFSKLEWKGKPNSLSKEHVCWDIIYRTSEVVKKSLTLGDRFLVDPFQRSGLCSEAESESVYKGLTVREVVRKRRSAVDMDGVTAMERDTFYQILSHCLPSGSEVGKKQRKQLSLPFRALPWDAEVHAALFVHRVVGLPQGLYFLVRNEDHFAELKKAMNPDFVWTKPEGCPDELPLYELLRSDCRRLAKQLSCHQDIASDGCFSLGMLARMEPTLREKNVWMYPRLFWETGVLGHVLYLEAHAVGISATGIGCFFDDPVHQLLGLKGSTFQSLYHFTVGSPVVDKRIMSLPAYPGPEDVA; this comes from the exons ATGTGTCTAACTCTAACCATTTATAACATGCcatcatcttcttctctccctctccGCAATTGCCACCAATTTCCATTCTTCCATTTCCTCCCAACAACAACCTCTTTCAACAACAATCACTTTTCTCCTATCATAACCAAATCACAATCCATGTCATCatctttctcttcctcttcttcatccAACAATCccacacaacaaaaacaacaacctcAAATCACAAACattgaacaacaacaacacaaactcTCCCATGTCATCAAATACCACAACCAAACCAAACACAACTTCAACAACTACGCAAGAGGTCCTCATGGCCTTGATTGGGCCAACCAACCCAACCCATTTCGTAGATACATCTCTtcccctcttcttcctcttctccatttCACCcctcaacaagaacaacaacaacaatcaccccTTTACTCTTCTCTCTTCAATTCCCTCCCATCTCCAAAACCCATTTCCAAATCCACTATTTCTCAATTCCTCTACGATTCTCTCGCCCTCTCAGCTTGGAAAAGTACCTCCTTTTCAACTTGGTCTCTAAGAGTAAACCCTAGCAGTGGTAATCTACATCCAACTGAAGCATATATAATAGCACCTTCAATTGAATCACTCTCTGATACACCTTTTGTTGCTCATTATGCTCCAAAGGAACATTCTTTGGAACTCAGAGCTCAAATCCCATCTGGgtttttctctaaattttttcCACCCAATTCTTTCCTTGTTGGGTTTTCCTCCATTTTCTGGCGTGAGTCTTGGAAGTATGGTGAACGTGGTTTTAGGTACTGTAACCATGATGTTGGTCACGCTATTGGtgctgtttcaatggctgctgcTGGGCTTGGTTGGGATGTGAAGCTTTTGGATTCATTAGGGTTTGAAGAGATGAAGTTTCTTATGGGAGTTCATGTTTTTCCTGAATTCGAAACACCTTCGCGTGCTGTTAAAGGTAAGATTCCTGAGATTGAGTTTGAACATCCTGATTGTGTAATGCTGGTTTTTCCGAGCGGGGTTAGCGGTTTTGATTTGGATTATAGAGAATTGAGTGATGCTATGTTGGAGTTTTCGAAGTTGGAGTGGAAAGGGAAACCTAATTCGCTTAGTAAAGAACATGTTTGTTGGGATATTATTTATAGAACTTCTGAAGTTGTTAAAAAGAGTTTGACTTTAGGAGATAGGTTTTTGGTTGATCCATTTCAAAGGAGTGGACTTTGTAGTGAGGCCGAAAGTGAAAGTGTTTACAAGGGTTTAACTGTTAGGGAAGTTGTTAGGAAGCGTAGAAGTGCGGTTGATATGGATGGAGTGACGGCAATGGAGAGGGATACATTTTATCAGATTTTGTCACATTGTCTTCCTTCTGGTTCAGAAGTTGGAAAGAAGCAACGGAAACAACTCTCCTTGCCGTTCCGAGCGCTTCCTTGGGATGCTGAGGTTCATGCTGCTTTGTTTGTTCATAGAGTGGTGGGGTTACCTCAGGGATTGTatttccttgtgaggaatgaggATCATTTTGCTGAGTTGAAGAAAGCTATGAATCCTGACTTTGTCTGGACCAAACCGGAAGGTTGTCCTGATGAGCTTCCTCTATATGAACTCCTTAGGTCGGATTGTCGGCGGCTTGCTAAGCAGCTTTCGTGCCATCAG GACATTGCAAGTGATGGTTGTTTTAGCCTTGGTATGTTGGCACGCATGGAACCTACTTTGCGTGAGAAGAACGTTTGGATGTATCCGCGCTTATTTTGGGAAACTGGAGTACTTGGACATGTGTTGTACCTTGAAGCTCATGCAGTTGGAATCTCGGCGACTGGAATTGGCTGCTTCTTTGATGACCCTG TGCATCAGTTACTTGGGTTAAAAGGGTCAACCTTCCAAAGCCTATATCATTTTACTGTTGGAAGTCCCGTCGTGGACAAGCGTATAATGAGCTTACCAGCCTATCCAGGGCCCGAAGATGTTGCGTAA